GTGCTCCTAATTTGCCTCTCGTCATCGATATGGCATCTTAATACATGTATTTTCTATGCGTACGTATTGTATGCATGGCCGTATCGACTGTGTAACAATGAAAACACGTTGCTGAGATGAGAAGATGAGACAGGAAGATAAATAACAACTGGAATCCCGTCTTCCTTTCTTTGGCCTCCTTGCTTTTAGAAACCATATAGTAGATGTAAATATTAGCAgtttatgagagagagagagagagagagagaacgagttTTAGTGCCGATCAAAACATGAAGATTAACGCCAGCTGAAGGGGCATTAGAATCAGAGAGAAATACCTAAGAATGTGGAGAATGTGAAGCAGGTTCAGGAAGAAAGTTGTAATAAAATGTGGAGAATGGCACACAAAGAAAACTGACCTAAAAGCTATTGCTTAGGGAAGCAGAGAGGCAACATGCAGGGGAGTATGATTGAGCCACAAAGCCAAGAGACCGATGCAGGGGGAGAGAAGGAAGGTAGAAAGAAGGGAACAGGTGAAGCTGGAAAGCACAAGGAAGGTGTTGTGACTGTGGATGGGGGGTGGTGGtggagcccctttttccccctatgGAGGCTGCAAGAATCCAAATGGGATCaagaagcctctctctctctctctctctctccaactaCAAATACCACCCCCTCCCTCCTTTCTCTCACTCCTTCTCAGCCTGCCTCTGTCTCTTCCAAGAAGCACAAACCGGCACAATCTATCTATCCCATCCTTCCCAACTCTCGAGGAAAGGATACCTTGGACTGCGAGTGCCGTCCTTTTTTGAGGTAAATATATTTCCGACTGGTCTCAGTTCAATCGCCTCCGCTCTCGACTTCCTCTCCCATGCTTCGAGCTATACGCGCTCCTTTGCTCCTTCGTTCTCAGTGTACCACATAGTACAAGGAGGATGTCGGTGGCTGTCATGCAAAGCTCATCGACTACCTTCCTCCTGAGGCGGTCTCGCAGCTTGTTGAGCCAGGAAAGCCTCGAGATCTGCACCGAGAACCTCGGCTCCGAGACGGGCTCCGAATACTTCTCCTTCATGGATGACCTCGACTACTGCGGTCCACTCCAGGGCTTCGACgttgagaaggaagaagagaagaaagatagCGAAGAGAAGCACTTCGTTGTACCGGAAGCTGGAGCCGAGGCGAGCGGAGTGCGGCGGCACCAGGCGAAGGAGCTGAAGTCGGTCAACTACCACTGCTACTGCTCCATTGGCAGGCGGTCGCCACTGAAGTCGTTCCCCCCGCCGCTCCCGTCGATCTCTCGACGCAATGGGCCGTGCCTCCACATGCGGCCTCACCGCCGCGACGGGCGCCTCGTCGTCGAGGCCGTCCTCGTTCCTTGTCAGAACTACCTTCACGCCCAGCGCGTGGACGGCCGCCTCCTGCTCTCCTTCATCGATGCCACGTCCGAAGACGAGCCGGGTTATGAGTCCGAGACCTTACAATCACGCGAACAACAAGATGTTGATGCTAAAGACGAAGAAGTAACCGATATAACGCAATTGGAGGTAGAATCAGAAGAAAAGAACTGccgtgaagaagaggaagaggaagaagaagaggaagtggaAGTGGTAGACAGGGGCACTGTCGTCGAGGTGAAGGTGAGCAGGCAGCCCCAGCAACAGAGTGGCGCCACCAAAGTGCACCGGTCTTCGCTCGTCATCAACAAGTTCGTCGGCGGCACGCCGCTGTCGGACGACGACAGCACAAGCAATCAGAACAAACACAACCGCCGTGTCGCATCAGCTCCGTCAGCCACGCGGGCATCACCGACGGCCACCACAGCGGCGGCGGCGTCCACGCTCAGTGCAGCCACGGCAGGCTACAACGAGCACGGCCACGGCGGGCCATGGGAACACCACTCGCCGCAGGAAAACAAGATCCTATTCACTTCCAAGCGGCGGAGCCGCCAGGAGCTGCTGCAcaacatgaggaggtgcagccagCTACGGAGGCCGCTGTTCATATGGGAGCCCTGTTGCATTGCCACTTCCTCTTAAGACCACTCGCTAGCATTCCTAACCATGTCCAAACCCTCACCGTGTGGTTTGATCTATCTCCCCTGTATCGCAGTCAATCTTCTTTTCTTCCcaccaatgattaagttggacacTACAATAGATGATCGGGGTGTTGTTGATGTTGTTCTCGTTTGATCTGGGAAACATATCGGTATCATGCTATGGAAGACCATGGATGCTTTGAGATGTGCGCACACAACCGTGGTGAGAGGTGTCAAGACGTGCATGTGCTTTCGACGGTCGACGTAAAGGCATCTTATTTCAGTCAAAAGAGATGGATTCGGAGGGATTGTGTTATATGTTCTTTTCTGGGTGTTGCTTCCCCTCTGCAAATCCCATCAGCTTCGGGATCACAGTTTCTTACTGCTCTTCAACTGGGATCGGCTTATTTTTCTCGTTTTACAGTTGTCGATGGATCGGCAACATGAACAGGCTTAATACCATGAgaaaaaggaaaggggaaaacagTAGCCAGGCAACGTTAGAGATCTTGCTTAAAGCCAAAGCGATTTCTGTGTTTGGTATACCTGGGGAAGGTAGCAGCTGCCGGCACCTTCGGATGCTGACCTAAATGTAACAGTAGGGATTGCGGAAGAAGAACATGAGATGGCGGGAATCTAAGCTCCCACTAGCGCAACATACATCATCATGAAATACAAGTGGTAACAGCAGAGGCAGAGCTCACCGTAGAGCCGAAGGCAAAAAGGAGAGGAAAGAAGGAGAACCTAATGCCTTTTGTCTCCCTCAGCTCGCCATCGACCCATAGAAAAGCCGCTTTAACATACCTATCATACCA
This Musa acuminata AAA Group cultivar baxijiao chromosome BXJ1-2, Cavendish_Baxijiao_AAA, whole genome shotgun sequence DNA region includes the following protein-coding sequences:
- the LOC135610934 gene encoding protein FAF-like, chloroplastic — encoded protein: MQGSMIEPQSQETDAGGEKEGRKKGTGEAGKHKEGVVTVDGGWWWSPFFPLWRLQESKWDQEASLSLSLSPTTNTTPSLLSLTPSQPASVSSKKHKPAQSIYPILPNSRGKDTLDCECRPFLSVPHSTRRMSVAVMQSSSTTFLLRRSRSLLSQESLEICTENLGSETGSEYFSFMDDLDYCGPLQGFDVEKEEEKKDSEEKHFVVPEAGAEASGVRRHQAKELKSVNYHCYCSIGRRSPLKSFPPPLPSISRRNGPCLHMRPHRRDGRLVVEAVLVPCQNYLHAQRVDGRLLLSFIDATSEDEPGYESETLQSREQQDVDAKDEEVTDITQLEVESEEKNCREEEEEEEEEEVEVVDRGTVVEVKVSRQPQQQSGATKVHRSSLVINKFVGGTPLSDDDSTSNQNKHNRRVASAPSATRASPTATTAAAASTLSAATAGYNEHGHGGPWEHHSPQENKILFTSKRRSRQELLHNMRRCSQLRRPLFIWEPCCIATSS